The Pseudomonas orientalis genome contains a region encoding:
- the rpmH gene encoding 50S ribosomal protein L34, which yields MKRTFQPSTIKRARTHGFRARMATKNGRAVLSRRRAKGRARLAV from the coding sequence ATGAAACGTACTTTCCAACCAAGCACCATCAAACGCGCCCGTACTCACGGCTTCCGTGCTCGCATGGCTACCAAGAACGGCCGTGCTGTCCTGTCGCGTCGCCGCGCCAAAGGTCGTGCGCGTCTGGCAGTTTGA